One stretch of Rhodospirillales bacterium RIFCSPLOWO2_02_FULL_58_16 DNA includes these proteins:
- a CDS encoding DNA (cytosine-5-)-methyltransferase — protein sequence MVAVNTARMIGVDLFSGAGGMSIGATMAGVDVRFAVEADPHAAATYRFNHPDVIVFQDDIRRLKDFSHLRFDDEVVVFGGPPCQGFSTSNQRTRSASNPNNWLFREFLRVVSEIGPDWVVFENVRGILETEHAFFVNLIKKCLENLGYTLSYTVLNAVDFGVPQRRLRLFVIGSRQGVQVPFPAPTCKKPVSVMEAIGDLPDLENGAAVDLMDYKSEPVSDYAYRMRGNKKIATNHLVTHNASYVVKRYSHIPPGGNWEDIPSRLMKNYADKSRCHTGIYRRLKLKEPSVVIGNYRKNMLVHPTQDRGLSVREAARLQSFPDWFRFMGSIGFQQQQVGNAVPPMLAEAVFRSVIDVSRGVKTRVAA from the coding sequence ATGGTGGCGGTTAACACTGCCCGGATGATAGGAGTTGACTTATTTTCAGGGGCAGGGGGGATGTCGATTGGCGCGACTATGGCGGGCGTTGACGTACGTTTTGCTGTGGAGGCTGATCCGCATGCGGCGGCAACCTACCGCTTTAACCATCCTGACGTCATCGTTTTCCAAGACGATATCCGCCGCTTAAAGGATTTTTCACATCTTCGGTTTGATGACGAGGTCGTTGTATTTGGGGGGCCGCCGTGCCAAGGTTTTTCTACCTCTAACCAGCGAACACGATCAGCATCCAACCCAAACAACTGGTTATTTAGGGAATTTTTGCGTGTCGTTTCTGAAATTGGCCCTGACTGGGTCGTCTTCGAAAATGTCCGTGGCATCCTCGAAACCGAACACGCCTTTTTCGTTAATTTGATCAAGAAGTGTTTAGAGAATCTTGGCTATACGCTTTCGTATACTGTTTTGAACGCAGTCGATTTTGGCGTTCCGCAACGCCGGTTAAGGTTATTTGTTATAGGGTCGCGGCAAGGTGTACAGGTCCCTTTTCCTGCCCCGACATGCAAGAAGCCTGTTTCGGTTATGGAGGCCATAGGAGACCTTCCTGATCTTGAAAATGGGGCAGCAGTCGATCTTATGGATTACAAGAGCGAACCCGTGTCTGATTACGCCTACCGGATGAGGGGCAATAAAAAAATCGCCACTAACCATCTCGTTACACATAATGCCAGTTATGTTGTTAAACGATATTCCCATATTCCACCGGGAGGCAATTGGGAGGATATCCCAAGTCGGCTAATGAAAAATTATGCAGATAAGTCGAGGTGCCATACCGGTATTTATCGTCGGCTCAAATTGAAAGAGCCGTCCGTTGTGATCGGAAATTACCGCAAGAACATGCTGGTCCATCCTACGCAGGATAGAGGGCTTTCTGTTCGGGAGGCGGCAAGGCTTCAATCGTTTCCAGACTGGTTTCGTTTCATGGGGTCTATCGGTTTTCAACAACAGCAGGTGGGTAACGCTGTTCCTCCTATGCTTGCAGAGGCAGTGTTTCGGAGCGTTATTGATGTTTCACGCGGAGTGAAAACCCGTGTGGCAGCATAG